One Salmo salar chromosome ssa01, Ssal_v3.1, whole genome shotgun sequence DNA window includes the following coding sequences:
- the LOC106567951 gene encoding stanniocalcin, protein MLAKFGLCAVFLVLGTAATFDTDPEEDSPRRARFSSNSPSDVARCLNGALAVGCGTFACLENSTCDTDGMHDICQLFFHTAATFNTQGKTFVKESLRCIANGVTSKVFQTIRRCGVFQRMISEVQEECYSRLDICGVARSNPEAIGEVVQVPAHFPNRYYSTLLQSLLACDEETVAVVRAGLVARLGPDMETLFQLLQNKHCPQGSNQGPNSAPAGWRWPMGSAPSFKIQPSMRGRDPTHLFARKRSVEALEREME, encoded by the exons ATGCTCGCAAAATTCGGCCTGTGCGCGGTCTTCCTCGTCCTGGGGACTGCCGCCACCTTTGACACCGACCCCGAGGAAGATTCTCCTCGCCGTGCACGCTTCTCATCCAACAGCCCCT cggATGTGGCTAGGTGTTTGAATGGTGCTCTAGCCGTGGGATGTGGTACGTTTGCCTGCCTGGAGAATTCTACCTGTGACACTGATGGCATGCACGATATCTGTCAACTGTTCTTTCACACCGCAGCTACCTTTAACACACAG ggtaagACGTTTGTAAAGGAGAGTCTGAGGTGTATTGCCAACGGCGTCACGTCTAAAGTCTTCCAGACCATCAGGCGCTGTGGAGTCTTCCAGAGAATGATCTCTGAG gtccagGAGGAGTGTTACAGTAGACTGGACATCTGTGGTGTGGCTCGCTCTAACCCTGAGGCCATCGGAGAGGTGGTGCAGGTCCCTGCACACTTCCCCAACAG gtactACAGCACTCTGCTCCAGTCCCTGCTAGCCTGTGATGAGGAGACAGTGGCTGTGGTCAGGGCAGGGCTTGTTGCTAGGCTGGGGCCAGACATGGAAACTCTCTTCCAGCTGCTGCAGAACAAACACTGCCCCCAGGGTTCTAACCAGGGTCCTAACTCTGCCCCCGCTGGCTGGCGCTGGCCAATGGGGTCGGCTCCTTCCTTCAAGATCCAGCCCAGCATGAGAGGAAGAGACCCCACCCACCTATTCGCTAGGAAACGCTCTGTGGAGGcattggagagagagatggagtag
- the LOC123726076 gene encoding fibroblast growth factor receptor 1-A, which produces MWTIIMESVVPSDKGNYTCLVENKHGSLTHTYQLDVVERSPHRPILQAGLPANRTAMVGSDVEFVCRVFSDPQPHIQWLKSITINGSRVGPDGLPYVRVLKTAGFNTTDREMEVFTLRNVSVEDEGEYTCLAGNSIGLSHHSAWLSVIKDLPPSPVPSQAYLEIFIYCVGFFIIMFMVGVATACRLSCSPKKSDFSSQLAVHKLAKSIPLHRQVSVDSSSSLQSGVCLVRPYRLSSGATPTLVGVSVYELPADPLWELSRDRLSLGKPLGEGCFGQVVLAEAAGLDREKPSRLTKVAVKMLKADATEKDLSDLIAEMEMMKMIGKHKNIINLLGACTQDGPLYVVVEYASQGNLREYLRCRRPVDLEYWSGPTQAPLDSVEVRELVSAAYQVARGMAYLALQKCIHRDLAARNVLVTEDNVMKIADFGLARDIHHIDYYKKTTNGRLPVKWMAPEALFDRIYTHQSDVWSFGVLMWEIFTLGGSPYPGVPVEELFKLLKEGHRMDRPAACTEELYIMMRDCWHAVSSRRPTFQQLVEDLDRTLSLMTNQEYLNLSIPVVQYSPLGPDTSSSSDSVFSRETTHGAEYSPLSPSWTSTLLYTQHTPSRTPSRTSTLAYAHHKPSRTPS; this is translated from the exons ATGTGGACTATAATAATGGAGTCAGTGGTTCCGTCTGATAAAGGCAACTACACCTGTCTTGTGGAGAACAAGCACGGCAgcctcacacacacctaccagcTGGACGTAGTGG AACGTTCCCCTCACAGGCCCATCCTCCAGGCAGGCCTGCCAGCTAATCGTACGGCCATGGTTGGTAGCGACGTGGAGTTTGTCTGTCGAGTGTTCAGCGACCCTCAGCCCCACATCCAGTGGCTCAAAAGCATCACCATTAATGGCAGCAGAGTGGGACCAGACGGACTGCCTTACGTACGCGTActtaag actGCAGGGTTTAACACcacagacagggagatggaggTGTTTACTCTGAGGAACGTGTCTGTGGAGGATGAAGGAGAGTACACCTGTCTGGCAGGAAACTCTATAGGACTCTCTCACCACTCTGCCTGGCTCAGTGTGATCAAAG aCCTGCCCCCCTCCCCTGTACCATCTCAGGCCTACCTGGAGATCTTCATCTACTGCGTTGGTTTCTTCATTATCATGTTCATGGTCGGCGTAGCGACCGCCTGCCGACTAAGCTGCTCCCCGAAGAAGAGCGACTTCAGCAGCCAGCTGGCCGTTCACAAACTGGCCAAGAGCATTCCCCTACacagacag GTGTCAGTAGACTCTTCTTCCTCTCTACAGTCGGGGGTGTGTCTGGTCAGGCCGTACCGCCTTTCCAGTGGAGCCACGCCCACCCTGGTCGGCGTGTCAGTGTATGAGCTGCCCGCAGACCCACTCTGGGAGCTGTCACGAGACAG GCTGTCTCTGGGGAAGCCACTGGGGGAAGGTTGTTTTGGTCAGGTTGTGCTAGCAGAGGCTGCAGGTCTGGACAGAGAAAAACCCTCTCGTCTCACCAAGGTTGCCGTCAAGATGCTCAAAG CGGACGCCACAGAGAAGGACCTGAGTGATCTGATCGCTGAAATGGAGATGATGAAGATGATCGGGAAACACAAAAACATCATCAACCTGCTGGGAGCCTGCACACAGGATG gcCCTCTCTACGTGGTGGTAGAGTATGCATCTCAGGGCAACCTGAGGGAGTACCTGCGTTGTCGGAGGCCTGTGGATCTGGAGTACTGGTCTGGGCCAACCCAGGCCCCCCTGGACAGCGTAGAGGTCAGGGAGCTGGTGTCTGCTGCCTACCAGGTGGCCAGGGGCATGGCATACCTCGCCTTACAGAAG TGTATCCACAGAGACCTAGCAGCCAGGAATGTGTTGGTGACAGAGgacaatgtgatgaagatagcAGACTTTGGTCTGGCCAGAGACATCCACCACATAGACTACTACAAGAAGACCACCAAT GGTCGTCTGCCAGTGAAGTGGATGGCTCCAGAGGCTCTGTTCGACCGCATCTACACACACCAGAGTGACGT GTGGTCGTTTGGGGTGTTGATGTGGGAGATCTTTACTCTAGGAGGGTCTCCCTACCCAGGGGTCCCTGTAGAGGAGCTGTTCAAACTGCTGAAGGAGGGACATCGTATGGACAGGCCAGCCGCCTGCACAGAGGagct GTATATCATGATGAGAGACTGCTGGCACGCTGTTTCATCTCGCAGACCAACCTTCCAACAGCTGGTAGAGGATCTGGACCGCACACTCTCACTCATGACCAACCAG GAGTATTTGAATCTGTCCATCCCTGTGGTCCAGTATTCTCCATTGGGTCCAGACACCAGCAGCTCCTCTGACTCTGTCTTCTCCAGGGAGACGACTCACGGAGCAGAATACTCTCCCCTGAGCCCATCCTGGACCTCCACCCTGCTCTACACCCAGCACACCCCCTCTAGGACCCCCTCTCGTACCTCCACCCTGGCCTACGCACACCACAAACCTTCCCGAACCCCGTCTTGA